From the Cryptomeria japonica chromosome 2, Sugi_1.0, whole genome shotgun sequence genome, one window contains:
- the LOC131037203 gene encoding replication protein A 70 kDa DNA-binding subunit A-like, which translates to MASPAASQQPSTETSEVEQHLQLTPHALLCINAGDDVPSPLLQLLSFEKLIDDENDNARYKVVLSDATHMQLAILPPEYSGLLLSETLKIGTILSLTAYACRNVWNSRTIIIFSLAVKFTNSPLLGKPRYLFKEQEQQMLGRDTPATTRRSLKFGIHLPPVQHESSVNISSIKALNPFQNKWTIKGRVTNKRKMHQYSTPKSTGQVFSFDMIDSEGTEIRITCFGDVAEMHYHRVEPGTYYTVSKGCVKEANTKWNKLNNHLEITLDNNSILKRCDDVVECEANNSQFTPINEITYCTNNTLVDVIGIVVAVGEPSLIRKKDGSEVTKRIVKINDASTFTIDVNLWGETWQGLVRNAHVGYFNGKVVNTTTATTLNINPSIPEIETLMSRGKISDALLPLSCVAGQLNSQYSRMTITAVLERTSVLSETVESTIRAVVRIIKTDSFCYPACPLKFNGKECKKKCTQQSDNQWFCSRCQTAVPECNYKYLLQMKLQDHTRALWATAFDEVGTNILQISAKELYMLQYDLTTQKTPQSIIKHVLLSSFVFTLSITTDMYNSEPRLKAMITKVAKIDYQAESALLLAEIARMTTTA; encoded by the exons ATGGCCTCTCCTGCTGCCTCGCAACAACCTTCTACAGAAACTTCG GAAGTGGAACAACATCTACAATTGACCCCACATGCACTGCTCTGCATCAACGCTGGGGATGATGTCCCCTCTCCACTGCTTCAGCTTTTGTCTTTTGAAAAATTGATagacgatgaaaatgacaatgcCCGGTATAAGGTTGTTTTGTCTGATGCCACACACATGCAATTGGCGATCCTCCCACCTGAGTATAGTGGTTTGCTGCTTTCAGAGACATTAAAGATTGGCACTATCCTATCATTGACAGCCTATGCTTGTAGAAATGTTTGGAACTCAAG GACTATAATAATATTCAGCCTTGCTGTCAAATTTACCAATTCTCCATTGCTTGGGAAACCTAGATATCTGTTTAAAGAGCAAGAACAACAAATGTTGGGTCGAGACACACCTGCCACAACTAGACGATCCCTTAAATTTGGAATTCACCTCCCACCTGTGCAGCACGAATCTTCTGTTAATATCAGCTCGATTAAAGCCTTGAACCCCTTccaaaataaatggacaataaAGGGGCGTGTGACAAACAAGAGGAAGATGCATCAATACAGTACACCAAAGTCCACTGGCCAAGTATTTAGCTTTGACATGATAGATAGTGAAGGTACTGAAATTAGAATAACTTGCTTTGGCGATGTAGCAGAAATGCATTATCATAGGGTTGAACCAGGAACATATTATACTGTGTCAAAAGGTTGCGTTAAAGAAGCTAACACTAAATGGAATAAGCTTAACAACCATCTTGAGATAACTTTGGACAACAATTCAATATTGAAGCGTTGTGATGATGTTGTTGAATGTGAAGCAAATAATTCTCAATTCACACCAATCAATGAAATTACATACTGCACCAACAACACTTTAGTTGATGTTATTGGTATTGTAGTTGCTGTTGGAGAACCCTCATTAATTCGCAAGAAGGATGGAAGCGAAGTAACAAAGAGAATTGTAAAAATAAATGATGCCTCAACTTTTACTATCGATGTTAACTTATGGGGAGAAACATGGCAAGGGCTAG TCAGAAATGCTCATGTTGGTTATTTCAATGGAAAGGTGGTCAACACAACCACAGCAACAACCCTAAATATAAACCCTTCTATACCTGAAATAGAGACACTTATGTCAAGAGGAAAGATTTCAGATGCCCTTTTACCGCTATCATGTGTTGCTGGCCAGCTTAACTCACAATACAGTAGGATGACAATCACAGCTGTTTTAGAGCGTACAAGTGTTCTCTCTGAAACAGTTGAAAGTACTATTAGGGCTGTTGTGAGAATCATTAAAACTGATTCTTTTTGCTATCCAGCCTGCCCTTTGAAATTTAATGGAAAAGAATGTAAAAAGAAATGCACCCAACAAAGTGATAATCAATGGTTTTGTTCAAGATGTCAAACTGCTGTGCCAGAATGCAATTACAAATACTTATTGCAGATGAAGCTCCAAGATCATACAAGAGCTCTTTGGGCTACTGCCTTTGATGAGGTTGGCACAAATATACTGCAAATATCTGCCAAGGAGCTTTACATGCTGCAGTACGATTTGACTACACAAAAAACCCCTCAGTCCATTATCAAGCATGTCCTTTTGTCTTCCTTTGTTTTCACACTCTCTATTACAACAGACATGTACAATTCAGAACCCAGGCTCAAAGCAATGATAACCAAAGTTGCCAAAATTGATTACCAGGCTGAAAGTGCTCTTCTGCTTGCAGAGATTGCTCGGATGACTACAACTGCATAG
- the LOC131073690 gene encoding uncharacterized protein LOC131073690 yields the protein MIVQGTAGTGKSFLIDCIRKELNISPPMTANPLLVLAPTGVAAFNIQATTIHAGLRIPIREMHPLTGQSLMTLQEQLKHIKYILIDEMSFLGPKLLLKIDNRLRQAFPNKQHDNFGGVSMILVGDLAQLPPVMDKPIYASHSTALSLWHSFTIVITLDTIFRQQGASIRQQQFRALLHNLRNAQALQHDWQFLMCQTNATLTIQQKKDFDSSIHLFATNESARLHNRKMLKELNLPVALSLAKIAKQTNTEYDTNEQLPLEVLLSIDQQVMLIANLWIKVGLVNGAIGLIKQIVYENNTKPPDLPKYVVVQFNDYNGPPWDIAHPKDIPILPITRGRRTQVPLTMSWAITIHKSQGLTLDTTTIDIGNTEKQGLTFTAISRVKTIDGIRIEPPFSFERFSKLQNNPYTTIRKKEETRLQLLSAQTDIYSP from the coding sequence ATGATTGTTCAAGGCACTGCTGGCACTGGTAAATCATTTTTAATAGATTGTATTAGAAAAGAATTAAACATATCTCCACCTATGACGGCAAACCCATTGCTTGTTTTAGCACCAACAGGAGTTGCTGCATTTAATATACAAGCGACAACAATCCATGCAGGGTTGCGCATACCTATAAGAGAAATGCATCCTTTGACAGGGCAATCATTAATGACATTGCAAGAGCAATTGAAACATATCAAATATATTCTGATAGACGAAATGAGCTTTTTGGGCCCGAAACTACTACTTAAGATAGATAACCGTTTACGCCAAGCATTCCCTAACAAACAACATGACAACTTTGGTGGCGTGTCCATGATTCTTGTTGGTGATCTTGCTCAGCTTCCCCCTGTTATGGATAAACCTATATATGCTTCACACTCTACAGCCCTCAGTTTATGGCATTCTTTTACTATTGTCATAACATTGGACACTATTTTCCGCCAGCAAGGTGCATCTATAAGACAACAACAATTCAGAGCACTTCTTCACAACTTAAGAAATGCTCAAGCACTCCAACATGATTGGCAGTTTCTAATGTGCCAGACAAATGCAACATTAACTATTCAACAAAAGAAAGATTTTGACTCTTCAATCCACCTGTTTGCAACAAATGAATCTGCACGCTTGCATAACAGGAAAATGCTCAAAGAATTAAATTTGCCTGTCGCTCTAAGTTTAGCTAAAATTGCTAAGCAAACAAATACTGAATATGACACCAATGAACAGCTACCATTGGAAGTATTACTTTCTATTGATCAGCAAGTGATGTTAATAGCTAACTTGTGGATCAAAGTTGGCCTTGTTAATGGTGCTATTGGTCTCATAAAACAAATTGTATATGAAAACAATACAAAACCACCAGACTTGCCAAAATATGTGGTTGTCCAATTCAATGATTATAATGGACCTCCATGGGATATAGCACATCCAAAAGACATACCCATTTTGCCAATAACGCGAGGTAGGCGTACGCAAGTGCCTTTAACAATGTCTTGGGCCATCACTATTCACAAATCCCAAGGTCTTACATTAGATACAACTACCATTGACATAGGTAATACTGAAAAGCAAGGCCTCACATTCACAGCTATTTCCAGAGTGAAGACAATTGATGGAATACGGATCGAACCACCATTCTCTTTTGAAAGGTTTTCCAAACTACAAAATAATCCTTATACAACcattagaaagaaagaagaaactcgTTTGCAGCTACTCTCTGCGCAAACAGACATCTATTCACCTTAA
- the LOC131073689 gene encoding uncharacterized protein LOC131073689, translating into MQNTPQGCNLRKAKKREQNCRYYAQHREQISKKRRLERMKHKMLLPTPPPCDTPQMIDSDSPILNQSLPFSSGQTSIVSQQIQQPSLHSSKLQQKHVTQNRQPLYHQTILQPTTTQQCTTNCFSSVQYIQTLQAFHHCIDSLSMLQTCSICKERYIGMLLCGNQQHIICSRCFSENGVHRFSLANNLDPGEQPVVLKKLTQVEEMIIARVAPVLQVRHGKGGQYKYSGHTISFPQDISEIAKLLPRRLKDLEVLIVHRSNIQGTKYDCYVNKFHVMDALSYKIQHDQYYNDVVIDFDAVNLLPNTTTDISNMLRSLEEHTDVTGIPPTEDLLDNCNEYDANMSSSFVPKLPTPPRELDTVKRTLQLDANTNNNIPWPEINLSPINEYNTIGLLSMAFPTLFPSGVALPLQPRIKHVHLHEYALHLLRYADQRFGQHVRFRYYIYNLIMRHRSQQSATIFIKTNLGESIPTTIEALHGRLQNTPDDQLPSQLLRFGATLRGTSAYWRKSRKELTAMISQLGPPTLFFTLSSADTKWPDLHRVFSENDGQTTQFTRKQLTDHVICNPHITTLYLHNRFTIFHEEIIQKLFQAKDHWYRYEWQHRGSGHIHGFLWLPGAPNMETINWTDDNEVQMAKTFFDQYVSAWNPRIVADRMNAMHYLILDDPRLADTKKIFAMDAALDYEALLNTLQRHTKCTEQTCLKKKGPTFECRYKAPWVQQEMSTLTVDNDNNPCYKPARNDDRLNIHNPWMLSLWRANIDCQPVTSKKVVLQYISKYASKSENKSQSYIEMLKTILNTSKSEDSILLTYQKFMMGIVVDRDISAQETCHMLQKLPLLSCSRQFVSLNVGRKILHCVIKSDNGADLSTTYIHAYMQRPFELNATNLLQSAQGFSYNSQRKKTKWHIRDKKAIVTVYPQFTEPPNEDTNQFEIFCLSELLLYKPFRDIPTEIGASKEQIIKNWKNFKKTNYNRLGNQQIIDDCTLPNEDDNDNNGSQHQDDTNLYEWEQLSQMGASNNFVQNDLQMLGRRDYDISHFWEATVVVDQLDSTAL; encoded by the coding sequence ATGCAGAACACACCACAAGGATGCAATCTTAGGAAAGCGAAAAAAAGAGAACAAAATTGTCGCTATTATGCACAACATAGAGAACAAATCTCTAAAAAGCGTCGCCTGGAGCGAATGAAACACAAAATGCTCTTGCCTACACCTCCACCATGCGACACCCCACAGATGATCGATTCAGATTCGCCTATTTTGAATCAAAGCCTTCCTTTCTCATCTGGCCAGACCAGTATTGTATCACAGCAAATACAACAACCTTCATTGCATAGTAGCAAACTACAACAGAAACATGTAACACAAAACAGGCAACCTCTATACCATCAGACAATATTGCAGCCTACAACAACACAACAATGCACAACAAATTGTTTCTCTTCTGTGCAGTACATTCAAACATTGCAAGCCTTCCACCATTGCATTGATTCGCTGTCCATGCTTCAAACATGTAGTATTTGTAAGGAAAGATATATTGGAATGCTGCTATGTGGGAACCAACAACATATTATTTGTTCAAGATGCTTTTCTGAAAATGGTGTTCATCGTTTCTCCTTAGCAAATAACTTAGACCCAGGCGAGCAACCTGTTGTGTTAAAAAAACTTACACAAGTAGAAGAGATGATTATAGCTAGGGTTGCTCCTGTTTTGCAAGTCAGACATGGAAAAGGTGGCCAATACAAATATTCTGGTCACACAATAAGTTTTCCCCAAGATATTTCAGAAATTGCAAAGCTTTTGCCACGAAGACTAAAAGACCTTGAAGTTCTTATTGTCCACCGAAGTAATATACAAGGCACAAAATATGATTGTTATGTGAATAAATTCCATGTTATGGATGCATTGAGCTATAAAATACAACATGACCAATACTATAATGATGTTGTCATAGACTTTGATGCTGTCAACCTGCTTCCTAATACTACAACAGATATATCAAATATGCTACGCTCTTTAGAAGAACATACTGATGTAACAGGTATTCCACCAACAGAAGACCTTCTGGACAATTGCAATGAATATGATGCAAATATGTCATCATCTTTTGTTCCAAAACTGCCTACTCCACCCCGTGAACTAGATACAGTTAAGAGAACCTTGCAGTTAGATGCTAATACTAATAATAATATCCCTTGGCCTGAAATAAACTTGTCTCCGATAAATGAATATAATACAATAGGCTTGTTAAGCATGGCATTCCCAACCCTTTTCCCATCTGGAGTTGCACTTCCACTACAGCCACGTATCAAGCATGttcatttacatgaatatgctctCCACTTACTTAGATATGCTGATCAAAGATTTGGGCAGCATGTTAGATTCCGATATTATATTTACAATCTAATTATGAGACATCGTTCGCAACAATCTGCAACTATCTTCATTAAAACTAATTTGGGAGAGTCTATCCCAACCACTATCGAAGCACTCCATGGACGATTGCAAAACACTCCTGATGATCAGCTGCCTAGCCAATTGTTGCGCTTTGGTGCAACGCTTCGAGGCACCAGTGCATATTGGCGTAAATCTAGAAAAGAGCTTACTGCAATGATCTCCCAATTGGGGCCCCCAACACTGTTCTTTACATTAAGTTCAGCTGATACCAAATGGCCTGATTTGCATAGGGTTTTCTCTGAAAATGATGGCCAAACCACACAGTTTACAAGAAAACAACTTACAGACCATGTGATCTGCAATCCACATATAACAACATTATACCTTCACAACAGATTTACAATATTTCATGAAGAAATTATTCAAAAGTTGTTCCAAGCAAAGGATCATTGGTATAGGTATGAATGGCAACATCGAGGCTCAGGCCATATTCATGGCTTCTTATGGCTCCCTGGAGCACCAAATATGGAGACCATTAATTGGACAGATGATAATGAGGTGCAAATGGCAAAAACTTTCTTCGACCAATATGTTTCTGCTTGGAATCCTCGCATTGTAGCAGACCGCATGAATGCAATGCACTACTTAATACTGGATGACCCTCGCCTAGCTGATACAAAAAAAATCTTCGCCATGGATGCTGCATTGGATTATGAAGCATTGCTTAATACTTTACAGAGACACACAAAATGTACAGAACAAACATGCCTCAAGAAAAAAGGTCCCACATTTGAATGTCGTTACAAAGCTCCATGGGTTCAACAAGAGATGTCTACATTGACAGTTGACAATGACAACAACCCATGTTATAAACCTGCAAGGAATGATGATCGTTTAAATATTCATAATCCTTGGATGCTTTCACTATGGAGAGCTAATATCGATTGTCAACCAGTCACTTCAAAAAAAGTTGTCCTCCAATACATTTCAAAGTATgcttcaaaatcagaaaacaaatcgCAATCCTATATTGAAATGCTGAAAACAATACTAAATACAAGTAAATCTGAAGATAGCATTTTATTAACATATCAAAAATTTATGATGGGCATAGTAGTAGACCGTGATATCAGTGCAcaagaaacttgccatatgttACAGAAATTGCCTCTTCTAAGTTGTAGCCGACAATTTGTCTCTCTGAATGTTGGCAGAAAAATACTGCACTGTGTCATAAAATCAGATAATGGAGCTGACCTTTCCACAACTTATATCCATGCTTATATGCAGCGCCCTTTTGaattaaatgcaacaaatttgcTACAATCAGCACAAGGGTTTTCCTATAATTCTCAACGCAAAAAAACAAAATGGCACATCagggataaaaaagcaattgtgacTGTATATCCTCAGTTTACAGAGCCTCCAAATGAAGATACCAATCAGTTTGAGATTTTTTGTTTGTCTGAATTGCTGCTATACAAACCATTCCGTGACATCCCAACTGAAATAGGAGCTTCAAAGGAACAAattataaaaaattggaaaaacttTAAAAAGACAAATTACAACCGTTTGGGAAATCAACAGATTATAGATGATTGCACCCTTCCAAATGAAGATGACAATGACAATAATGGTTCCCAACATCAAGATGATACAAATCTGTACGAGTGGGAGCAACTCTCACAAATGGGAGCTTCAAATAACTTTGTCCAGAATGATCTACAAATGCTAGGCCGTCGTGATTACGATATTAGCCACTTTTGGGAAGCAACTGTTGTGGTTGATCAACTAGACTCCACTGCCCTTTAG